The following are from one region of the Capsicum annuum cultivar UCD-10X-F1 chromosome 1, UCD10Xv1.1, whole genome shotgun sequence genome:
- the LOC124898819 gene encoding uncharacterized protein LOC124898819 — MAKAYRKDDFEYLMEKIEKADSRAKKYLQKAGYEKWSRCHSPINRGFFNIYIYSVYESGRRYIVDLENGSCNCAKFRIDQISCAHAIAVLKSNHVKDFGEYYSEYYKPNTLVKTYEVPIVSMSDKKDWDVSSSVDEEEVLSPLYKRLLGRPKKERKKKSSETLSSSTNRCGRCSHEGHNRRSCSYFSKEN, encoded by the exons atggCTAAAGCTTATAGGaaagatgattttgaatatttgatGGAAAAGATTGAAAAAGCTGATTCGAGagcaaaaaaatatttacaaaaagcTGGATATGAAAAATGGAGTAGATGTCATTCACCGATAAATAGAG GCttcttcaacatatatatatattcggttTATGAATCTGGGAGAAGATACATTGTTGATCTAGAAAATGGCTCATGCAACTGTGCAAAGTTTCGAATAGATCAAATATCTTGTGCTCATGCTATAGCTGTATTGAAGTCTAACCATGTAAAAGATTTTGGAGAATACTATTCAGAATACTACAAGCCAAACACATTGGTCAAGACATATGAAGTTCCAATCGTGTCAATGTCAGACAAGAAAGACTGGGATGTTTCAAGCAGTGTAGATGAGGAAGAAGTGTTGTCACCATTATACAAAAGACTTTTAGGTAGACCGAAGAAGGAGAGGAAgaagaaatcaagtgaaacacTTTCTTCAAGTACAAACCGTTGTGGACGATGCAGCCATGAAGGACACAATAGACGTTCATGTAGTTATTTTTCAAAGGAGAACTAG